The nucleotide window CACCGGACAAACCCCGAAATCATGGACGTCCATGTCTTCACATTCCTCTCCGGCATCACACAAAACAAACCATAAGCGACACGGAAGTCACCCGCCTTAACCAACTGACTTATCATTATGTTCCAAGTAACAACATCTCGCTGAGGCATTTTATCGAACATAAGGCGCGCATCACTCATCTCCCCGCAAACTGCATACAAATGCATAATCATATTTTGCAAAACCAAATTAGCTGTTAACCCAAGCTTCACCGCGAAGGCATGAATGATTCTCCCAGTTTGAATGTCGGAAACACGAGTACAGGCTTTGAGAACGAAGGAACACATGAAGTGGTCAGGGATTGGAGTACCCATTTGGCGGAGGCGACGGAAGAGAGTGATGGCGTCGTGAGGGGACTCCCCTTCGGCAAAATGTTTGAGGCAGAAGTTCCATGGAAAGAGTTCTTGGGAGTTTGGTGAGAGGTGGAGGATTTTGTGAGCATAAGAAAAATGGTTGGTGAGGGCGCAGATGAGAACGACGCGAGTGAGAGGGAGAGAGTGATGGCTTTGGGTTTTGACGAGAAGTGCGTGTATTTGTTTGAGTTCGAGTACGGTGTTGAAGTTAGTGGCGTTGACGGTGGACGGCGGTGGGTCAAGTACTTTCTGGTGGTGGTGGGAAGGCGTGGAGCAGAACAtcatctctttctttctctgaaTTCAAGCCTATGCTGCATTTGATTTGATAGGCGTTTTTTTAAACAAGTCTTTACAATTgcacattcatcttcttcttgcgcaaatttttctttcttttttttttttttgtttcttgtcttctctttctccttcttcaattATTACTGTACGTTTTCactgcaccttcttcttcttgctgcacattcttcttcttcttcctttctttcgtttcttatctcctctttctccttcttcaaccgTTATTGTACGTTTTCACTGCacattattctttttcttgctgcacattttttttcttttctttcattttttgccttctctttctccttctttattTACGTGATTTTCTCTCTATTATCTTTTTTAgttattctcgatttccattgttttttgacatcaagctctgaaatcgtttttgaagaagaagaagtagaagatgaaaaggagaaagagaaagagttctgaattatgcataatgTGTACTTCaaagaattttgggtgtatttcttaaattatttaggtgtagtttttgtaatcctttgggtgtatttctataatcgtttgggtgaatttctgtaaccgtttgggtgtatttctgtaatcgtttgagtgtatttctttaatcgtttgggtgtatttttgaagttccattatttttaaatttggcaagaaacttgttttcatagaggaagaagaagagtcgtttATAATGCATGGTAAGTAGCGCGCTTTGGAATCAGGAAGTGGTTGAATAACGTGCGTTTATCTACTTTTGAATGTGGGAGTGTAATGCGTGTTTTTTGTTGAAATTATACCAACTTATAAGACTTTaagtcaaaaagacttgtatatATAGCAAGCCTCTCGatttaattactatttttttcaaaaaaaaatattatttttgtcataatTTAGTTGTTTAAAGACTAATGATCAAATTGACCTTGAAAGAAAGATGctgactttattatttttttattttaaatttcattgaataattaataaaaaatcaattcaatttACAATAAAGTTAGGGATTCCAGcgttttttaaatcaattttttatttttattagtaaattttagaaaattagatttaattatgtttgtataattttttggaGTATTTGAGAATATTTTAGATGGTTTTGAAACATTTTAAAATGTCCTAAAAGGttctagaaaattctaaaagattatggagtattctagaagagtgtggatgtatacaaaatttttaaaaagttgttgTATGATAGATATTTGTAATAAAAGTTTTAGATGATTAATCTAGATCGTAGATTAGAATTAATCATAACTATCTATTAAAGAGGTGGATGACTATAAATAGGGAGTGACAGTTAAAATTTGAGAGTGTGTGAGTCATTTGTAACAAACACTTGAGTAACAAAGTGTTCTTTCTACCAaagcttcctttctcttgtTTTCTTAACTTTCTTtctaagtattgagggttaaGCTAAGTGGCTAACTTGGTCTTAACTGAAGAGGTTGAGTAAGTTTTTGGTATTAGAGCAAGATTCGAGAGGAAGCATAAGTGGGAAAGGGAtgctataattattaaaatctaataaataaaataaaatttcaaaatttatataaccatcatcgcatacataacataaattaaagtaaaaatttaaatataatacaatattattaattatttactaattattttacatatattatatattatatattaaaattagggAAAAAGACATATAGGTCTctgactttttaaatttttgacaaatacattcctgacaaaatttaaatacaaaaaagtccccgactttaacaaacggaggacaatttagtccttcTGTCTATTTTTCTCTCATACACCAAACGGAACTGGCTGACGTGGCTGTGTCCAAGTGTCTGTTACGGTACCACGCTGGAAGGAAAATAAAGTTCAAAGGACAAATAAGTCATTgacgtcattttacaaataaagttcgaaggacaaataggtaattgagaattttttttttcaaaattaataaactccttTCCTAAATTTTCTCATCTACCTCTctccatttttatatttctctctactatttttactctatatataattatattttatattagtaatttgacaaatcaaaatatgtcatttgatatttttttacaattaaaatattttaaatgtaaaagtatacaaattaaattattttaaattttagataacaaatgttaaaattaattattaataaaaaattagactttttcatataaaaataataactaaaaatcttattatttaattttttatctacgGATATCTTAGTCTTCTTAGTCAGAAACTTTTGTCAACTTACgaattttttgtaaaagtagtttgattttataaatcttttgtgtcatgcataatttatactgttagaacaaagtgaactataatttaaaaaaaatattctcgtaatgttattatggataaaaatactagttctaatataatacacaaatacactaatgctaacttaatacatgaatgatgcacaaatgaactaatgctaacttgatgcataaatgaactgatgctaactaatgccactggtatgatgaaaactgaactaatgcaatttaacaaattctaatataatacacaaatgcactaaaactgaactaatgcaatttaagaaaaaaaagtagaaatagAACAAGCCCCATTTctgtaattttaatataaataatttaaattgcagaatacaacaagttaactagatttcaaaatacaagcataattttataaactaaattctcataatagaagcataatgaaaaaaaattctcaaggacctatttgtccttcgaattttatttgcaaaatgacgtcaagaacttatttgtccttcgaactttattctCCTTCCAGCGTGGCACCGTAACGGACACCTGGACACTgtttcagccacgtcagccagttccgtttggtgtatgagaggcaaatagatgagaggactaaattgtcctccgtttATTAAAGTCAtggacttttttgtatttaaccCGACCCCGCCCCGCCCCTTCCAAGAATCCGCCCCACTAAAAATCCGCCCCGAGCGGATAGGGGCGGGGTGGGTACCCGTGTGTGTTCGGGTGGTATTGCCATCTCTATCTTCAAGTGAGTCTAAAGGTAAAGAATTTTCGGTATTCTCTTCGATTTGgagcattttttttaaag belongs to Arachis duranensis cultivar V14167 chromosome 8, aradu.V14167.gnm2.J7QH, whole genome shotgun sequence and includes:
- the LOC107462564 gene encoding pentatricopeptide repeat-containing protein At1g74630-like → MMFCSTPSHHHQKVLDPPPSTVNATNFNTVLELKQIHALLVKTQSHHSLPLTRVVLICALTNHFSYAHKILHLSPNSQELFPWNFCLKHFAEGESPHDAITLFRRLRQMGTPIPDHFMCSFVLKACTRVSDIQTGRIIHAFAVKLGLTANLVLQNMIMHLYAVCGEMSDARLMFDKMPQRDVVTWNIMISQLVKAGDFRVAYGLFCVMPERNVKTWTSMISGFVRCGKSEEAVGLFLEMEREGLMPNEVTVVAVLAACADLGDLELGKSVHQFADRSGFHGNVHVCNTLIDMYVKCGCLEEGYRVFEAMRERRTVVSWSSMIAGFAMHGYGEKALELYDEMIGSGVEPNHVTFIGLLHACSHMGLVEKGREFFATMTRAYGIVPRIEHYGCLVDLLSRAGLLKEAHEVIINMPMLPNGVI